A window of the Kineococcus mangrovi genome harbors these coding sequences:
- a CDS encoding isoprenyl transferase, translated as MGLRDLLYGAYGRRLERSLDPDVLPRHVGIILDGNRRWAKAFGASSSHGHRAGADKVLEVMGWCADEGIEVVTLYLLSTDNLSRPADELEPLIGIVQDAVARVAATGRWKVHPVGALDLLPEPTAGRLRELAERTAGITTGVVNVAIGYGGRQEIAAAVRSLLLEHAERGTSLTDLAEVLDVEHIAAHLYTKGQPDPDLVIRTSGEQRLSGFLLWQTAHSEFFFTEVLWPAFRKVDFLRALRSYAARERRYGV; from the coding sequence ATGGGCCTCCGCGATCTCCTCTACGGCGCGTACGGGCGGCGGCTGGAACGGTCGCTGGACCCGGACGTGCTGCCCCGCCACGTGGGGATCATCCTCGACGGCAACCGCCGGTGGGCCAAGGCCTTCGGGGCCTCCAGCTCGCACGGGCACCGCGCCGGCGCCGACAAGGTCCTGGAGGTCATGGGCTGGTGCGCCGACGAGGGCATCGAGGTCGTCACCCTCTACCTGCTCTCGACCGACAACCTCAGCCGCCCCGCCGACGAGCTGGAGCCGCTCATCGGGATCGTCCAGGACGCCGTCGCCCGGGTGGCTGCGACGGGCCGCTGGAAGGTGCACCCCGTCGGGGCCCTGGACCTGCTGCCCGAGCCCACGGCCGGGCGCCTGCGCGAACTGGCCGAGCGGACGGCGGGTATCACGACGGGTGTGGTCAACGTCGCCATCGGCTACGGCGGCCGGCAGGAGATCGCCGCGGCCGTGCGGTCGCTGCTGCTCGAGCACGCCGAGCGCGGGACGTCGTTGACCGACCTCGCGGAGGTGCTCGACGTCGAGCACATCGCGGCGCACCTCTACACCAAGGGGCAGCCGGACCCCGACCTCGTCATCCGCACGTCGGGGGAGCAGCGGTTGTCGGGGTTCCTGCTGTGGCAGACCGCGCACTCGGAGTTCTTCTTCACCGAGGTCCTGTGGCCCGCCTTCCGCAAGGTCGACTTCCTGCGGGCCCTGCGGTCCTACGCCGCCCGCGAGCGCCGCTACGGCGTGTGA
- a CDS encoding lytic transglycosylase domain-containing protein gives MPPHRTSALTDELTSTPETSRQRTRPRRTRGRIAARLAAPAAVAVSASVLAGAALTSGPAPEAEAAAPDRLLQAARADRQVTTSAAWFDQVGLRAAADERVAAEKAAAEAAAAAEAARLAEEARQQAAAEATRNAQRDPRGIARVMVADRGWNDAQFSCLDSLWTKESGWDYSADNPTSSAYGIPQALPGSKMSSAGPDWETNPVTQITWGLNYVESRYGSPCSAWSHSRANNWY, from the coding sequence TTGCCGCCCCACCGCACCAGCGCGCTCACGGACGAGCTGACCAGCACCCCTGAGACCTCTCGGCAGCGCACCCGCCCCCGGCGGACCCGCGGCCGGATCGCCGCCCGGCTGGCCGCACCGGCCGCCGTCGCCGTCTCGGCCTCCGTCCTGGCCGGCGCCGCCCTGACCTCCGGCCCGGCCCCCGAGGCCGAGGCCGCCGCGCCCGACCGGCTCCTGCAGGCCGCCCGGGCCGACCGGCAGGTCACCACCTCCGCCGCCTGGTTCGACCAGGTCGGCCTGCGTGCCGCCGCCGACGAGCGCGTGGCCGCCGAGAAGGCCGCCGCGGAGGCGGCCGCCGCCGCCGAGGCCGCCCGGCTGGCCGAGGAGGCCCGGCAGCAGGCCGCGGCCGAGGCCACCCGCAACGCCCAGCGCGACCCGAGGGGCATCGCCCGGGTCATGGTCGCCGACCGCGGCTGGAACGACGCGCAGTTCTCCTGCCTGGACTCGCTGTGGACCAAGGAGAGCGGCTGGGACTACTCGGCCGACAACCCCACCTCCAGCGCCTACGGCATCCCGCAGGCCCTGCCCGGCAGCAAGATGAGCTCGGCCGGGCCGGACTGGGAGACGAACCCCGTCACCCAGATCACCTGGGGGCTGAACTACGTCGAGAGCCGCTACGGCAGTCCCTGCAGCGCCTGGTCGCACTCGAGGGCGAACAACTGGTACTGA
- a CDS encoding extracellular solute-binding protein: protein MPATASPTRRSLLALALSAPLAGTVLAACGDSGPAGSSGSAASIWILTGQPGEGIRTDSVDTFNEANSDSELALSSYQNDAFKAKIRTAIGADQGPTIIWTWGGGGLRDYVKNDQVEDLTSFFSENSALKDKLFSSAFGAATVDDKIYAVPCENVSPIVMFYDKRAFEKVGAQLPQTWDDVMALVPTFNAAGIAPFSLGGQSRWTNMMWLEFLYDRIGGAELFDSIYAGTPDAWSQPDSIAALTAVQDLVRANGFVTGFASITADSNADQALLYTGRAAMMLHGAWTYGSMKTDGGDFVTGGHLAWSSFPTVTGGKGDPSNTVGNPSSYYALSATATDEAKTAAKKYFAEGLNTDATTQAWVEAGSVPIVNGSDSAFAGSQDEEWLQFVYDTASGAKNFQQSWDQALSPTQAETLLDNIAKLFGLAITPEEFATAMNATIAPA, encoded by the coding sequence GTGCCCGCCACCGCTTCACCGACTCGCCGTTCGCTGCTCGCCCTGGCCCTGTCGGCCCCCCTCGCCGGCACCGTCCTCGCGGCCTGCGGGGACTCCGGCCCGGCCGGCAGCTCCGGGAGCGCGGCCAGCATCTGGATCCTCACCGGCCAGCCCGGCGAAGGCATCCGCACCGACTCGGTCGACACCTTCAACGAGGCGAACAGCGACTCCGAGCTGGCGCTGTCGAGCTACCAGAACGACGCCTTCAAGGCCAAGATCCGCACCGCCATCGGCGCCGACCAGGGCCCGACCATCATCTGGACGTGGGGCGGCGGGGGTCTGCGGGACTACGTGAAGAACGACCAGGTCGAGGACCTGACGTCCTTCTTCTCGGAGAACTCGGCGTTGAAGGACAAGCTCTTCTCCAGCGCGTTCGGCGCCGCCACGGTCGACGACAAGATCTACGCGGTCCCCTGCGAGAACGTCTCCCCGATCGTCATGTTCTACGACAAGCGCGCCTTCGAGAAGGTCGGCGCGCAGCTGCCGCAGACCTGGGACGACGTCATGGCACTGGTCCCGACGTTCAACGCGGCCGGCATCGCGCCGTTCTCCCTGGGCGGGCAGTCGCGGTGGACGAACATGATGTGGCTGGAGTTCCTGTACGACCGCATCGGCGGGGCGGAGCTGTTCGACTCCATCTACGCCGGGACCCCCGACGCGTGGTCGCAACCGGACTCGATCGCCGCGCTGACGGCCGTCCAGGACCTGGTGCGCGCGAACGGCTTCGTCACCGGCTTCGCCTCCATCACCGCCGACTCCAACGCCGACCAGGCCCTGCTCTACACGGGCAGGGCGGCGATGATGCTGCACGGTGCGTGGACCTACGGGTCGATGAAGACCGACGGCGGCGACTTCGTCACCGGCGGGCACCTGGCGTGGTCCTCCTTCCCGACCGTCACCGGCGGCAAGGGCGACCCCAGCAACACCGTGGGGAACCCCTCGTCGTACTACGCGCTGTCGGCCACGGCGACGGACGAGGCCAAGACGGCCGCGAAGAAGTACTTCGCCGAGGGCCTGAACACCGACGCCACGACCCAGGCGTGGGTCGAGGCGGGCTCGGTGCCGATCGTCAACGGCTCGGACAGCGCGTTCGCCGGGTCGCAGGACGAGGAGTGGCTGCAGTTCGTCTACGACACCGCCTCGGGGGCGAAGAACTTCCAGCAGTCCTGGGACCAGGCCCTGTCCCCCACCCAGGCCGAGACCCTGCTGGACAACATCGCCAAGCTGTTCGGCCTGGCGATCACCCCGGAGGAGTTCGCCACGGCCATGAACGCCACCATCGCCCCGGCCTGA
- the rpsD gene encoding 30S ribosomal protein S4, which yields MNNARPKVRISRALGVALTPKAARFMDRRPYPPGMHGRKQKKASDYATQLREKQRLRYQYDVSETQLRRAYDLAKRKPGKTGQNLVQLLETRLDAVVWRAGFARTIYQARQMVVHRHIVVDGRRVDRPSFRVVPGQTVEVAPRSKSKTPFIVAAEGGWSDNEIPGWLSVERQDLTATVNALPVREQIPVTCDEQLVVEYYSR from the coding sequence ATGAACAACGCCCGACCCAAGGTGCGCATCAGCCGCGCGCTCGGGGTGGCCCTCACGCCGAAGGCCGCCCGCTTCATGGACCGTCGCCCGTACCCCCCGGGCATGCACGGCCGCAAGCAGAAGAAGGCGTCGGACTACGCGACGCAGCTGCGGGAGAAGCAGCGCCTGCGCTACCAGTACGACGTCAGCGAGACCCAGCTGCGTCGTGCCTACGACCTCGCCAAGCGCAAGCCGGGCAAGACGGGTCAGAACCTGGTGCAGCTGCTCGAGACGCGCCTGGACGCCGTCGTGTGGCGCGCGGGCTTCGCCCGGACCATCTACCAGGCCCGCCAGATGGTCGTGCACCGCCACATCGTCGTCGACGGCCGTCGCGTCGACCGCCCCTCCTTCCGCGTCGTCCCGGGCCAGACCGTCGAGGTCGCCCCGCGGTCGAAGTCGAAGACGCCGTTCATCGTGGCGGCCGAGGGCGGCTGGAGCGACAACGAGATCCCGGGCTGGCTGTCCGTGGAGCGCCAGGACCTCACCGCCACGGTGAACGCCCTGCCGGTCCGCGAGCAGATCCCCGTGACCTGCGACGAGCAGCTCGTCGTCGAGTACTACTCGCGCTGA
- a CDS encoding thioredoxin domain-containing protein: protein MANRLTSSTSPYLLQHADNPVDWFEWGPEAFEQARHRDVPVLVSTGYAACHWCHVMAHESFEDPQTAAEMNAGFVCVKVDREERPDVDAVHMAATTAMTGQGGWPMTTFCTPDGAVFFAGTYFPDRPHPQLPSFRQVLAAVGEAWRERREEVLASSGRIAAALGAMAPPAGEVPGEAELAAAVAALAAEEDTVHGGFGGAPKFPPSMVCEFLLRHAARTGSQRAAGLVERTLTAMARSGTADQVGGGFARYAIDAGWVVPHFEKMLYDNALLARTYLHSFRATGNAEHRRVAEQTCEFLLRDLRTPHGAFAASLDADTPVPDADGNPRAVEGATYVWTPGDLVEVLGLDDGPWAVDLLGVTEAGTFEHGTSTARLTRDPGPERERWERVRERLAAARADRPQPARDDKVVLAWNGLAVAALAEAGALLARPDLLLAAREAATFLLDVHRVDGAWRRVSRDGAVGAPAAVLEDLADLAEGLLALHAATGEERWYEVAAELGTEVLDRFTTTEGLVDVADVDPALSAARAGAGSPSDPSDGATPSGTSAAAGALLSLAALTGDAALRAAAERALSVCGAVAAAAPRFAGWGLAVAEALADGPREVAVVGAAGDAGTAELHRTALAGTAPGLVVTRGTPGATEPALLAHRGLVEGRAAAYVCRGQVCRAPTTDPAELARQVGART from the coding sequence ATGGCGAACCGCCTGACGAGCTCCACCAGCCCGTACCTGCTGCAGCACGCCGACAACCCCGTCGACTGGTTCGAGTGGGGCCCGGAGGCGTTCGAGCAGGCCCGGCACCGGGACGTGCCCGTCCTCGTCTCGACGGGGTACGCCGCCTGCCACTGGTGCCACGTCATGGCCCACGAGTCGTTCGAGGACCCGCAGACCGCCGCGGAGATGAACGCCGGGTTCGTGTGCGTCAAGGTCGACCGCGAGGAGCGTCCCGACGTCGACGCCGTCCACATGGCCGCCACGACGGCCATGACCGGCCAGGGCGGCTGGCCCATGACGACGTTCTGCACCCCCGACGGCGCGGTGTTCTTCGCCGGCACCTACTTCCCCGACCGCCCGCACCCGCAGCTGCCCTCGTTCCGGCAGGTGCTGGCCGCCGTCGGCGAGGCGTGGCGGGAGCGGCGCGAGGAGGTGCTGGCCAGCTCCGGCCGCATCGCCGCGGCCCTGGGCGCGATGGCCCCACCGGCCGGGGAGGTGCCCGGGGAGGCGGAGCTGGCCGCGGCGGTCGCGGCGCTCGCCGCCGAGGAGGACACCGTCCACGGCGGGTTCGGCGGCGCGCCGAAGTTCCCGCCGTCGATGGTGTGCGAGTTCCTGCTGCGGCACGCCGCGCGCACGGGCTCGCAGCGGGCCGCGGGCCTAGTGGAGCGGACCTTGACCGCGATGGCCCGCAGCGGCACGGCCGACCAGGTCGGCGGCGGGTTCGCCCGGTACGCCATCGACGCCGGCTGGGTCGTGCCGCACTTCGAGAAGATGCTGTACGACAACGCGTTGCTGGCCCGCACCTACCTGCACTCCTTCCGCGCCACCGGGAACGCCGAGCACCGCCGGGTCGCCGAGCAGACGTGCGAGTTCCTGCTGCGGGACCTGCGGACCCCCCACGGCGCCTTCGCCGCCTCCCTCGACGCCGACACCCCCGTCCCCGACGCGGACGGCAACCCCCGCGCGGTCGAGGGGGCGACGTACGTCTGGACGCCGGGCGACCTCGTCGAGGTGCTCGGTCTGGACGACGGCCCGTGGGCGGTGGACCTGCTCGGCGTCACCGAGGCGGGGACCTTCGAGCACGGCACGTCGACGGCGCGCCTGACGCGCGACCCCGGCCCGGAGCGCGAGCGGTGGGAGCGGGTCCGTGAGCGCCTGGCCGCCGCGCGCGCCGACCGGCCGCAACCGGCGCGCGACGACAAGGTGGTCCTGGCCTGGAACGGGCTCGCCGTCGCGGCCCTCGCCGAGGCCGGGGCGCTGCTGGCCCGGCCCGACCTGCTGCTCGCGGCGCGCGAGGCGGCGACGTTCCTGCTCGACGTGCACCGGGTGGACGGGGCGTGGCGGCGGGTCTCGCGCGACGGCGCCGTGGGGGCGCCCGCAGCCGTCCTGGAGGACCTCGCCGACCTCGCCGAGGGGCTGCTCGCCCTGCACGCCGCGACGGGGGAGGAGCGCTGGTACGAGGTGGCGGCCGAGCTGGGCACCGAGGTCCTCGACCGCTTCACGACGACCGAGGGCCTCGTCGACGTCGCCGACGTCGACCCGGCGCTGTCCGCGGCCCGCGCCGGCGCCGGCTCCCCGTCGGACCCCTCCGACGGGGCCACACCGTCCGGGACGTCCGCGGCGGCCGGGGCGCTGCTCTCACTCGCCGCGTTGACCGGGGACGCGGCGCTCCGCGCAGCGGCCGAGCGTGCGCTGTCGGTCTGCGGGGCCGTGGCCGCGGCCGCCCCGCGGTTCGCGGGGTGGGGCCTGGCGGTCGCCGAGGCCCTGGCCGACGGGCCGCGGGAGGTGGCCGTGGTCGGGGCCGCCGGGGACGCGGGCACCGCCGAGCTGCACCGGACGGCGCTCGCGGGCACCGCTCCCGGGCTCGTCGTCACCCGCGGCACCCCGGGCGCGACGGAGCCGGCGCTGCTGGCCCACCGCGGTCTCGTCGAGGGCCGCGCCGCGGCCTACGTCTGCCGGGGGCAGGTCTGCCGGGCCCCGACGACGGACCCGGCCGAGCTGGCCCGGCAGGTCGGCGCCCGGACGTGA
- a CDS encoding PhoH family protein, whose protein sequence is MPNTPTPARAGALQPDPDRQTFVLDTSVLLSDPGALFRFAEHDVVLPLVVVSELQGKRHHPELGYFAREALRRLDDLRVEHGRLDAPMTIGDTGGTLRVELNHSDTTALPSSLRSGPLATAGDTRILAVAKNLAEEGHRVTVVSKDVPLRVKASAIGLTADEYRAELAPDSGWTGVVELTATAEDVAALYDTGTLETAELRDLPVNTGVVLSSPRGHALGRTTPDKTLRVVKGDREAFGVRGRSAEQRIALDALLDSTVSIVSLGGRAGTGKSALALAAGLEAVMERREHRKIVVFRPLYAVGGQELGYLPGTEAEKMGPWGQAVFDTLEAVVDPKVVEEVFARGMLEVLPLTHIRGRSLHDSYVVVDEAQSLERNVLLTVLSRIGQGSKVVLTHDVAQRDNLRVGRHDGVAAVVEALKGHPLFAHVTLTRSERSPVAALVTELLADFGA, encoded by the coding sequence GTGCCGAACACCCCGACCCCCGCCCGCGCGGGCGCGCTGCAGCCCGATCCCGACCGCCAGACCTTCGTGCTGGACACCTCCGTCCTGCTGTCCGACCCCGGTGCGCTGTTCCGCTTCGCCGAGCACGACGTCGTCCTCCCGCTGGTCGTCGTCAGCGAGCTCCAGGGCAAGCGGCACCACCCCGAGCTGGGCTACTTCGCCCGGGAGGCCCTGCGCCGCCTGGACGACCTGCGCGTCGAGCACGGCCGCCTCGACGCGCCCATGACCATCGGCGACACCGGCGGCACCCTGCGCGTGGAGCTGAACCACTCCGACACGACGGCTCTGCCGTCCTCGCTGCGCTCGGGGCCGCTGGCCACGGCGGGGGACACCCGGATCCTGGCCGTGGCGAAGAACCTGGCCGAGGAGGGGCACCGCGTCACCGTCGTGTCCAAGGACGTGCCGCTGCGCGTCAAGGCGTCGGCCATCGGGCTGACGGCCGACGAGTACCGCGCCGAGCTGGCTCCCGACTCCGGCTGGACGGGGGTCGTGGAGCTCACGGCGACGGCCGAGGACGTCGCGGCCCTGTACGACACCGGGACGCTGGAGACGGCCGAGCTGCGCGACCTGCCCGTCAACACCGGGGTGGTGCTCTCGTCCCCGCGCGGGCACGCGCTCGGTCGCACCACCCCCGACAAGACGCTGCGCGTGGTCAAGGGCGACCGGGAGGCGTTCGGGGTCCGGGGCCGGTCCGCGGAGCAGCGCATCGCGCTCGACGCCCTGCTGGACTCCACGGTCAGCATCGTCTCCCTCGGGGGCCGGGCCGGGACGGGCAAGTCGGCGCTCGCGCTCGCCGCCGGTCTGGAAGCGGTCATGGAGCGCCGTGAGCACCGCAAGATCGTCGTCTTCCGCCCGCTGTACGCCGTCGGCGGCCAGGAGCTCGGGTACCTGCCGGGCACGGAGGCCGAGAAGATGGGGCCCTGGGGCCAGGCCGTCTTCGACACCCTCGAGGCCGTCGTGGACCCGAAGGTCGTCGAGGAGGTCTTCGCCCGCGGCATGCTCGAGGTCCTGCCGCTGACGCACATCCGCGGGCGGTCGCTGCACGACTCCTACGTCGTGGTCGACGAGGCGCAGTCGCTGGAGCGCAACGTCCTGCTGACGGTCCTGTCCCGCATCGGCCAGGGGTCCAAGGTCGTCCTGACGCACGACGTCGCCCAGCGCGACAACCTGCGCGTGGGCCGGCACGACGGCGTCGCCGCGGTCGTCGAGGCGCTCAAGGGGCACCCGCTGTTCGCGCACGTCACGCTCACCCGGTCCGAGCGCTCGCCCGTCGCCGCGCTCGTCACGGAGCTGCTGGCGGACTTCGGCGCCTGA
- a CDS encoding class II fumarate hydratase, which translates to MASEAPSPQTGAPEQAQFRIEHDTMGEVRVPAAAKYRAQTQRAVENFPISGTPLERAHIEALARIKKAAALANAELGVLDHDLAQAVADAAEEVATGRWDGEFPVDIFQTGSGTSSNMNANEVVATLATERLGSPVHPNDHVNASQSSNDVFPTSVHVAATSAVVNDLVPALTHLRDSLQRKASEWADVVKSGRTHLMDATPVTLGQEFAGYAAQLTRGIERVEATVVRVAEVPLGGTAVGTGINTPPGFPQRVIELLAADTGLPLTEAADHFEAQGARDALVELSGALKVVAVSLTKVCNDLRWMGSGPRTGLGELRLPDLQPGSSIMPGKVNPVVPEATLMVCAQVVGNDATVAWAGASGSFELNVQIPVMARNVLESARLLGNASTLLADRTIDGLEADVEACRRFAESSPSIVTPLNRVIGYEAAAKVAKHAVATGSTVREAVVDLGFVERGEVSEEQLDTALDVMSMTHP; encoded by the coding sequence ATGGCCAGTGAAGCCCCCTCCCCCCAGACCGGTGCGCCCGAGCAGGCGCAGTTCCGCATCGAGCACGACACGATGGGGGAGGTCAGGGTCCCGGCCGCCGCGAAGTACCGCGCGCAGACGCAGCGGGCCGTGGAGAACTTCCCGATCTCGGGCACGCCGCTGGAGCGCGCGCACATCGAGGCCCTGGCCCGCATCAAGAAGGCGGCCGCCCTGGCGAACGCCGAGCTCGGCGTCCTGGACCACGACCTGGCCCAGGCCGTCGCCGACGCCGCCGAGGAGGTCGCCACCGGCCGCTGGGACGGGGAGTTCCCCGTCGACATCTTCCAGACGGGCTCGGGCACCAGCTCGAACATGAACGCCAACGAGGTCGTCGCGACGCTGGCCACGGAGCGCCTCGGCTCCCCGGTCCACCCCAACGACCACGTCAACGCCTCGCAGTCCTCCAACGACGTCTTCCCGACCTCGGTGCACGTGGCCGCGACGTCGGCCGTCGTCAACGACCTCGTCCCGGCGCTGACCCACCTGCGGGACTCCCTGCAGCGCAAAGCGAGCGAGTGGGCCGACGTCGTGAAGTCCGGTCGCACCCACCTCATGGACGCGACCCCCGTGACCCTCGGCCAGGAGTTCGCCGGGTACGCCGCCCAGCTGACCCGCGGCATCGAGCGGGTCGAGGCGACCGTCGTGCGCGTGGCCGAGGTGCCGCTGGGCGGGACGGCCGTCGGCACCGGCATCAACACCCCGCCCGGGTTCCCCCAGCGCGTCATCGAGCTGCTGGCCGCCGACACGGGGCTGCCGCTGACGGAGGCGGCCGACCACTTCGAGGCCCAGGGCGCCCGCGACGCCCTCGTCGAGCTCTCCGGCGCCCTCAAGGTCGTGGCCGTGAGCCTGACGAAGGTCTGCAACGACCTGCGCTGGATGGGGTCCGGCCCGCGCACCGGGCTGGGCGAGCTGCGGCTGCCGGACCTGCAGCCGGGGTCCTCGATCATGCCGGGCAAGGTCAACCCCGTCGTCCCGGAGGCGACGCTCATGGTGTGCGCGCAGGTCGTCGGCAACGACGCGACCGTCGCGTGGGCCGGGGCCAGCGGGTCCTTCGAGCTGAACGTGCAGATCCCGGTCATGGCCCGCAACGTCCTGGAGTCGGCCCGGCTGCTGGGCAACGCCTCCACGCTCCTGGCCGACCGCACGATCGACGGCCTCGAGGCCGACGTCGAGGCCTGCCGCCGCTTCGCGGAGTCCTCCCCGTCCATCGTCACCCCGCTCAACCGCGTCATCGGCTACGAGGCCGCGGCCAAGGTGGCCAAGCACGCCGTCGCCACGGGGTCGACCGTGCGCGAGGCCGTCGTCGACCTCGGGTTCGTCGAGCGCGGCGAGGTGAGCGAGGAGCAGCTCGACACCGCCCTGGACGTGATGTCCATGACCCACCCCTGA
- a CDS encoding DUF2470 domain-containing protein, with protein MPPTTPPAPRRPTPAQWGRTLAVGTVAGTLHLPRLVRPCGHPRDPLGPSREARPRTQPHPVQHLTDAWGGLLLLVDDDSALHGHLEALTADARWNGVPVVLDVLDVPPGQAALPRARLSVTGWVESILPADQRRVAQTAAAVRPLGALLDVGTSRSVWRLEVADVRVTTAEGVHLVPDEEFTTAAPDPLYDDEDALVTRLETAHRDALVGWVLDTLPPHEAQQTREVAVVGVDRYGLDVLVTAGSGTKTLRASFTEPVHTPHDVVRALCGIFGCPCRATGLGEHTHEGA; from the coding sequence GTGCCTCCGACCACGCCCCCGGCACCCCGGCGGCCCACGCCCGCGCAGTGGGGCCGGACGCTCGCCGTCGGCACCGTCGCCGGGACGCTGCACCTGCCGCGCCTCGTCCGGCCCTGCGGTCACCCCCGCGACCCCCTCGGCCCGTCCCGCGAGGCCCGACCGCGCACGCAGCCCCACCCCGTCCAGCACCTCACCGACGCGTGGGGCGGTCTGCTCCTGCTCGTCGACGACGACTCGGCCCTGCACGGGCACCTGGAGGCGCTGACGGCCGACGCCCGCTGGAACGGCGTCCCCGTGGTCCTCGACGTCCTCGACGTGCCCCCGGGGCAGGCGGCCCTGCCGCGCGCCCGGCTCAGCGTCACCGGCTGGGTCGAGTCGATCCTGCCCGCGGACCAGCGCCGGGTCGCCCAGACCGCGGCGGCCGTCCGACCGCTGGGGGCGCTGCTCGACGTGGGCACCAGCCGCTCGGTGTGGCGCCTGGAGGTCGCCGACGTGCGCGTCACGACGGCCGAGGGCGTGCACCTCGTCCCCGACGAGGAGTTCACCACCGCCGCCCCCGACCCCCTCTACGACGACGAGGACGCCCTGGTCACCCGGCTGGAGACCGCGCACCGCGACGCGCTGGTCGGGTGGGTCCTCGACACGCTGCCCCCGCACGAGGCGCAGCAGACGCGCGAGGTCGCCGTGGTCGGCGTCGACCGGTACGGGCTCGACGTGCTCGTGACCGCGGGGTCGGGCACGAAGACCCTGCGCGCCTCCTTCACCGAGCCGGTGCACACCCCCCACGACGTCGTCCGGGCGCTCTGCGGGATCTTCGGGTGCCCTTGCCGCGCAACGGGTCTCGGGGAGCACACGCACGAGGGCGCGTGA
- the trhA gene encoding PAQR family membrane homeostasis protein TrhA — protein sequence MTADLPHDASRSLTPSLDQVKPKLRGWLHAGTFPAALAAGAVLVALAPTTASRVAAVVFAVTAAALFGTSALYHRGSWTPRQAAVLRRLDHSNIFLIIAGTYTPLAVTTLPGDQARFLLTLVWAGAVAGVAFRVFWIGAPRWLYTPVYVALGWVAVGYLPDFAAGGGTAVAVLVAAGGLAYSLGALAYAVKRPDPSPRWFGFHEVFHAFTVLGFAAHVTAILLATLHLR from the coding sequence ATGACGGCCGACCTCCCCCACGACGCGTCCCGGTCCCTGACGCCCTCCCTGGACCAGGTGAAGCCGAAGCTGCGGGGGTGGCTGCACGCCGGCACGTTCCCCGCGGCGCTCGCCGCAGGGGCCGTGCTCGTCGCGCTCGCCCCCACGACGGCCTCCCGCGTCGCCGCCGTCGTCTTCGCCGTCACCGCGGCCGCGCTCTTCGGCACCAGCGCGCTGTACCACCGCGGCTCGTGGACGCCCCGGCAGGCCGCCGTCCTGCGGCGCCTGGACCACAGCAACATCTTCCTCATCATCGCCGGGACCTACACCCCGCTGGCGGTGACGACGCTGCCGGGCGACCAGGCGCGGTTCCTGCTCACCCTCGTCTGGGCCGGCGCGGTCGCGGGGGTCGCCTTCCGCGTCTTCTGGATCGGCGCGCCCCGCTGGCTGTACACCCCCGTCTACGTCGCCCTCGGCTGGGTCGCGGTCGGGTACCTGCCGGACTTCGCCGCCGGCGGCGGGACGGCCGTGGCGGTCCTCGTCGCGGCCGGCGGCCTGGCCTACTCCCTCGGCGCGCTCGCCTACGCGGTGAAGCGCCCCGACCCGAGCCCCCGCTGGTTCGGGTTCCACGAGGTCTTCCACGCCTTCACCGTGCTGGGCTTCGCGGCGCACGTCACCGCGATCCTCCTCGCCACCCTCCACCTGCGCTGA